One Anopheles marshallii chromosome 3, idAnoMarsDA_429_01, whole genome shotgun sequence genomic region harbors:
- the LOC128715586 gene encoding sodium channel protein 60E-like isoform X1, which produces MATILFNCIFLAMSETIEEAEYIFLAIYTSEMIIKMIAKGFILNKYTYLRNPWNWLDFVVITSGYATIALDVGNLAGLRTFRVLRALKTVSIMPGLKTIINALLHSFKQLAEVMTLTIFCLMVFALFALQVYMGELRNKCVKNLPSDWTNVTHEEWHMWVNDTQNWISDEEDMPMLCGNLTGARHCPPEYTCLCIGENPNHGYTNFDNFMWSMLTTFQLITLDYWENVYNMVLATCGPMSVSFFTVVVFFGSFYLINLMLAVVALSYEEEAEITQEERRKDLIDHRDDSTFSFDPASLNVKQLSKQQRKKIDARKGVLLASYSRKKTRRRKKGKEGNGNNHSKSRSVTPSPTPSPRHSIVRPQALAVQRTKGILTVGPPVQQQPQPQQQPQPQLQQQQQQAQQPQQQQQQNNNTLHPLGPNYRGQLLLSSRQGSSNASEGGVNRESSLDDSGVVDDHEEQDVTGDPGEQHHKLHGHPVHPMSQLAQQQPPPSVVQQPLPQSQLSLPLQQREVTPVTLALSPREVRIIKCNGNLAKLKQQNVYGLHPEYLSQIVVLEDDLPDRNCDSCVQCCIDYEGWLQFQNCLYKIVKDPLFELGITLCIVLNTMFLALEHHGMNANVRDALDIGNKVFTSIFTLECILKVMALSKDFFLCGWNIFDLIIVSVSLLDLIFELIEGLTVLRGLRLLRVLKLAQSWTTMKVLLSIIISTIGALGNLTFVLVIVIYIFAVIGMQLFSKDYTPDKFAPDPVPRWNFNDFFHSFMMIFRILCGEWIEPLWDCMRAEEEEGASSCFAIFLPALVMGNFMVLNLFLALLLNSFNSEELKSKKESFEQEVGEDSKLARSFERIRSIVRKKRNANKEKNDNYANTKLEQLVNEIVIKQREEKKKHKQTTLEMQPLPSSQTLPASDLQSAPLQQQQKYMSLPKELVPPVDYRIPGGPIYSQSYQVEDQPQVVESLNRPVSGSDFCYDIPLKDRPLRTISGSQETVSQMDDQALPRDDNHQQQSAHPGVPPKQQQISEVERKILHQMSSGFGTQQSKDEPGPIMAGESGEMRSFPPLPTSEFDPNDRSIHIADTAQPYDEAYLQYQKSLLNRSPSYRKSLDKISSKTSSASSSLANSLAAKCHSPLVQEVLNAGSTYLRNSNISLIQTPTPVVSRREDNHFLVADRTSQAPSLGPSVTQSPLMGGSGGSGVASAHQRSPSTSSSLRKAIAAANRLSDHSLNTLSIDHDELINQMNLKDELLNCEQKELFQFLNDEIDGSNNYFSETVGFSSAIVDADTESLLLNSRKDDVIYSPDRKISNGSLKSNLSSISNSIFQALECRRGGSISSSNVDNNKAHVHYPGTARPTIAIDNGSLQSRRDSEDKEPLVKTSEFDEIIHSFETELKSLKSLSLGRSQSQTDQGSPERERRNSDSCPVRPPILEEVVKLRRPKSKSSTVCNYRGEGTGPVTAGVHGSGGGGNRSSGSSNGSGGTDQSDGSAQQRSEASKRRSLEKQRNITDEEFNMGFEIKKLCDQLQAPFAPSGTVSNEHSPQSANGVNLGTGNISTIPIVFRRKNDFHSSFDRIKRLSLIERVEESKDEEEHQAQPLPKVSSEKLPRKNLSKDRLETLSLKSSYSVENTNQALMEGTRQLGISIQEFQRTIGQEAGSIPTGPDGATGEQAAEKKPPLKKTVTYGDTSRQDSSQHVTPKRTPYKSYDSDAPLNLAGKPWHCLVSYVDDITVGGRRNSQGVYEDPMAFPSFGRRKAPKIPQDCFPQKCYEKCKCWDTCLKTEFGQRWYRFRQFILQYVDTPAFEWFVLVLIFASSITLCFEDIHLDKNKDLKRILYWTNLVFCLIFIIEMFLKWIALGFTKYFSSFWTILDFVIVFVSVFSLLIEENENLKVLRSLRTLRALRPLRAISRWQGMRIVVNALMYAIPSIFNVLLVCLVFWLIFSIMGVQFFGGKFFKCVDEDGDLLPIHIVNDKWQCYALNYSWVNSKITFDHVGMGYLALFQVATFEGWMEVMADAVDARGVDLQPQREANLYAYLYFVIFIVCGSFFTLNLFIGVIIDNFNMLKKKYEGGVLEMFLTESQKHYYTAMKKLGRKKPQKVIKRPINQFLAMFYDLSNSRRFEIAIFVLIFLNMLTMGIEHYDQPHAVFFVLEVSNAFFTTVFGLEAIVKIVGLRYHYFTVPWNVFDFLLVLASIFGILMEDIMIDLPISPTLLRVVRVFRIGRILRLIKAAKGIRKLLFALVVSLPALFNIGALLALITFIYAIIGMSLFGHVRQQGALDDMVNFETFGRSMQLLFRLMTSAGWNDVLESLMIQPPDCELALDFSINGDCGHPLLAITYFTSFIIISYMIVINMYIAIILENFNQAHQEEEIGIVEDDLEMFYIRWSKYDPHAGQFIHFNQLSDFIASLDPPLGIPKPNTVALVSFNLPISKGNKIHCLDILHALVKHVLGHVEETDNFKQLQDQMDQKFKKQFPTRKELEIVSSTRIWKRQEKAAKTIQMAFRDYVRLKRERERSPMSLDEDNTQTSSPGGWQSKLSALNFLHLQVHRRGTATSSRASSRKSSRASDASDLSELAGPWLNLPLMLVSGTSDMVKDVKQQHSNGLEMKDAPDVKGQRRKSFYNFPFFLRHQDAVEETSTSSPQPQKRPLKDSDTNLSLTASLEKVPVPPPTTPKSKRATSFVKKKPPLERGFSAQSALRLNRNAVVPDDTLSTSAADVSILVTEPSPDVPAVPAPGETLVHVLVHRESEEYQSELDEKGEPKVKEPRDPSRASDIKLSPGTNVDYQILGGLEGEPRPVVTICVESPMESPDQDGTNATTTGTVAIPIDPEPIDVNLPRDTSNIFYDYDDQSTRVPAAVAVSGEGADLNKIEYDPAGGTVTVEITNELECKAGRASGSAGDRYDEQRDRPSSITDQDLSEGSSS; this is translated from the exons ATGGCCACCATTCTGTTCAACTGCATCTTCCTAGCGATGTCGGAAACGATCGAGGAAGCAGA GTATATATTTTTAGCAATTTACACATCCGAGATGATAATCAAAATGATAGCGAAGGGGTTTATACTAAATAAGTATACATATTTACGCAATCCATGGAACTGGCTGGATTTTGTAGTGATAACCAGCGGTTACGCAACGATAGCCTTAGATGTCGGCAATCTGGCCGGCTTGCGAACGTTTCGTGTCCTGCGAGCGCTCAAGACGGTCTCAATAATGCCCG GTTTGAAAACTATCATCAACGCGCTGCTACATTCCTTCAAGCAGCTAGCGGAGGTCATGACGTTGACCATCTTCTGCCTGATGGTGTTCGCTTTGTTCGCTCTGCAG GTGTATATGGGCGAGCTGCGAAACAAGTGTGTCAAAAATCTTCCAAGCGACTGGACGAACGTTACCCACGAGGAATGGCACAT GTGGGTAAATGATACGCAGAATTGGATCTCTGACGAGGAAGATATGCCGATGCTGTGCGGAAATCTGACTGGAGCACGCCATTGTCCACCAG AGTACACGTGCCTCTGCATTGGAGAGAATCCTAACCACGGCTACACGAACTTCGACAACTTCATGTGGTCGATGCTGACCACCTTCCAGCTGATCACGCTCGACTACTGGGAGAATGTATATAATATG GTCCTGGCAACGTGCGGCCCTATGAGCGTGTCATTTTTTacggtggttgtgttttttggttCCTTCTACTTGATTAATCTGATGCTGGCCGTCGTGGCGTTGAGCTACGAAGAGGAAGCCGAGATCACGCAGGAG GAACGGCGCAAGGATCTGATTGATCATCGAGACGATTCGACGTTCAGCTTCGATCCCGCCAGTCTCAATGTGAAGCAGCTCAGCAAGCAGCAACGTAAAAAGATTGACGCACGGAAGGGCGTTCTGCTCGCGTCCTACTCGCGCAAAAAGACTCGCCGAAGGAAAAAGGGCAAGGAGGGCAACGGGAACAATCAT AGTAAGAGCCGCTCGGTAACGCCAAGTCCGACTCCCAGCCCACGGCACAGCATTGTGCGGCCCCAGGCGTTGGCGGTACAAAGGACAAAGGGCATCCTAACGGTGGGACCTCCCGTTCAGCAGCAACCccagccacagcagcaaccCCAACCccagctgcaacagcagcaacagcaagctCAACagccacagcaacagcagcagcaaaataataacacgTTACATCCTTTGG GACCTAACTATCGGGGTCAGCTATTACTGTCCAGCCGGCAGGGAAGTTCGAATGCGAGCGAAGGAGGCGTTAACCGGGAGTCATCGCTGGATGATTCCGGCGTGGTGGACGATCACGAGGAACAGGACGTGACCGGTGACCCGGGCGAGCAG CATCACAAGCTGCACGGGCATCCGGTACACCCGATGTCCCAGTTAGCGCAACAGCAACCTCCGCCTTCCGTGGTACAGCAACCGTTACCACAGTCCCAGCTATCGTTGCCGCTGCAGCAGCGGGAAGTGACGCCCGTCACGCTCGCACTGTCCCCGAGGGAGGTTAGGATAATAAAGTGTAACGGGAATCTGGCGAAACTCAAGCAGCAGAACGTGTACGGTCTCCATCCGGAGTACTTATCTCAAATTGTTGTACTAG AAGACGATCTTCCTGATAGAAATTGTGATAGCTGTGTTCAATGTTGCATCGATTACGAGGGATGGTTGCagtttcaaaattgtttatataaG ATTGTTAAAGATCCGTTGTTTGAGCTAGGTATCACACtatgtattgttttaaatacaaTGTTTTTAGCACTAGAACACCACGGGATGAACGCAAACGTGCGCGATGCGTTGGATATTGGCAATAAG GTTTTTACATCCATTTTTACTCTAGAATGTATACTGAAGGTGATGGCACTGTCGAAGGATTTTTTCCTGTGCGGTTGGAACATATTCGATCTGATCATCGTCTCGGTTAGTCTGCTCGATCTGATCTTCGAGCTGATAGAGGGACTGACGGTGTTACGAGGTTTAAGATTG TTACGGGTACTGAAACTAGCACAATCATGGACCACAATGAAGGTCCTGCTAAGTATTATCATATCGACAATAGGTGCTTTAGGTAATCTTACCTTCGTGTTGGTGATTGTTATCTATATTTTTGCTGTTATCGGCATGCAGTTGTTCTCGAAGGATTACACTCCGGACAAGTTTGCACCGGACCCGGTGCCAAG ATGGAActtcaatgatttttttcactcgtttatgatgatttttcgTATTCTTTGCGGGGAGTGGATTGAGCCCCTGTGGGATTGCATGCGAGCAGAGGAGGAG GAAGGAGCATCGTCGTGTTTTGCCATCTTTCTACCGGCGTTGGTGATGGGCAACTTTATGGTACTGAACTTGTTCTTGGCCTTGTTGCTCAACAGCTTCAATTCGGAGGAGTTAAAGTCGAAAAAGGAG AGTTTCGAACAG GAAGTGGGCGAAGACTCCAAATTGGCGCGCAGCTTCGAGCGCATACGATCGATCGTGCGCAAGAAGCGTAACGCCAACAAGGAGAAGAATGACAACTACGCCAACACCAAGCTGGAACAGCTGGTCAACGAGATTGTGATCAAGCAGCGCgaggagaagaagaagcacaaacaaacgacgCTCGAGATGCAGCCGCTGCCGTCCTCGCAAACGCTTCCAGCGTCCGATCTGCAATCGGcaccgctgcagcagcagcaaaagtaCATGAGCCTGCCAAAGGAGCTGGTACCACCAGTCGACTACCGCATCCCGGGTGGACCAATCTATAGCCAAAGCTATCAGGTAGAGGATCAGCCTCAAGTTGTT GAATCGCTTAATCGGCCCGTGTCTGGATCGGATTTTTGTTACGACATTCCACTGAAGGATCGTCCACTGCGGACGATCTCCGGCAGTCAGGAGACGGTGTCCCAGATGGATGATCAAGCGTTACCGCGGGACGACAACCATCAGCAGCAATCGGCACACCCGGGCGTTCCgccaaaacagcagcaaatttCCGAGGTGGAGCGCAAGATTCTACATCAAATGTCTTCCGGTTTCGGCACGCAGCAGAGTAAGGACGAACCAGGGCCAATAATGGCGGGCGAGTCCGGAGAAATGCGGAGCTTTCCACCATTACCAACTTCCGAGTTTGATccgaacgatcgatcgatacacATCGCCGACACAGCCCAGCCGTACGACGAAGCATACCTGCAGTATCAGAAGTCACTGCTGAACCGGTCCCCCAGCTACCGCAAGTCGCTGGACAAGATTTCGTCCAAGACGTCCAGTGCCAGCTCGTCACTTGCGAACTCGCTGGCTGCCAAATGTCACTCTCCGCTCGTGCAGGAGGTACTGAACGCCGGCTCGACGTATCTAAGGAACAGCAACATCTCGCTCATACAAACGCCAACGCCCGTAGTGTCTAGACGTGAGgataatcattttttagtaGCCGATAGAACCAGCCAGGCGCCCTCGCTCGGGCCCTCGGTCACGCAGTCACCGCTGATGGGTGGCAGTGGGGGTAGTGGAGTTGCGTCCGCCCATCAACGATCACCGAGCACGAGCAGCAGCCTGCGGAAGGCGATCGCCGCAGCAAACCGCCTATCGGATCACTCGCTCAACACGCTCTCGATCGACCACGATGAGCTGATCAATCAGATGAATCTGAAGGACGAGTTGCTAAACTGTGAGCAGAAGGAACTGTTTCAATTTCTGAACGATGAGATCGATGGCAGCAATAACTATTTTAGCGAAACGGTCGGGTTCAGCAGTGCAATTGTTGATGCGGACACGGAGAGCTTGCTGCTGAATTCGCGCAAAGACGATGTGATCTACTCGCCCGATCGAAAGATCTCGAACGGGAGTCTGAAGTCAAACTTGAGCAGTATCTCGAACTCCATCTTCCAGGCCTTGGAGTGCCGGCGTGGGGGTAGTATCAGTAGCTCTAATGTGGACAATAATAAGGCTCATGTTCACTATCCAGGCACGGCGCGTCcaacgatcgcgatcgacAATGGGAGTCTGCAGTCGCGCAGGGACAGCGAAGACAAGGAACCACTGGTGAAAACGTCCGAGTTTGACGAAATCATTCATAGTTTCGAGACGGAGCTAAAGAGCTTGAAGTCCTTGTCGCTGGGACGTAGCCAGTCGCAAACGGATCAAGGATCGCCGGAGCGTGAGCGTCGCAACTCCGATAGTTGTCCGGTAAGGCCACCAATACTCGAGGAAGTGGTAAAGCTTCGCAGGCCTAAATCCAAATCGAGCACCGTGTGCAACTATCGCGGCGAAGGCACCGGTCCAGTTACGGCGGGTGTGCATGggtctggtggtggtggtaatcgTAGTAGCGGAAGTAGTAATGGTAGTGGAGGCACCGATCAATCTGACGGAAGTGCACAGCAGCGCAGTGAGGCTTCAAAGAGGCGCAGCCTGGAGAAGCAGCGCAACATCACGGACGAGGAGTTCAACATGGGGTttgaaataaagaaactatgCGATCAGCTTCAGGCACCGTTTGCGCCGAGCGGAACCGTGTCCAACGAGCACAGCCCACAAAGTGCGAACGGGGTAAACTTGGGGACCGGGAACATCAGCACGATCCCGATCGTGTTTCGGCGCAAGAACGATTTTCACAGTAGCTTCGATCGTATCAAGCGCTTAAGTTTGATCGAGCGCGTGGAGGAGTCGAAAGACGAGGAGGAACATCAAGCACAACCACTACCGAAGGTATCGAGTGAGAAGCTACCGCGAAAGAATCTCTCCAAGGATCGGTTGGAAACTCTGTCGCTCAAAAGTAGCTACAGTGTGGAAAATACGAATCAGGCACTAATGGAAGGTACCCGACAGCTCGGAATCAGCATTCAGGAGTTTCAGCGAACGATCGGTCAAGAGGCGGGATCGATTCCTACCGGACCGGATGGTGCGACGGGTGAGCAGGCAGCCGAGAAGAAACCACCGTTGAAGAAAACGGTGACATATGGCGATACTTCTAGGCAGGATAGCTCGCAGCACGTAACACCCAAGCGAACGCCTTACAAATCGTACGACTCGGATGCCCCAC TGAATCTAGCGGGAAAGCCTTGGCACTGTCTGGTTTCTTACGTGGACGACATCACCGTCGGTGGTCGTCGGAACTCGCAAGGGGTCTACGAGGATCCAATGGCTTTCCCCAGTTTCGGGCGGCGTAAGGCACCGAAAATTCCGCAAGATTGCTTTCCCCAAAAGTGCTACGAAAA GTGCAAGTGTTGGGACACCTGTCTCAAGACCGAGTTCGGGCAGCGGTGGTATCGATTTCGGCAGTTCATCCTGCAGTACGTCGACACGCCCGCGTTCGAATGGTTTGTGCTAGTACTGATCTTCGCCTCCAGCATAACGCTCTGCTTTGAGGACATCCACCTGGACAAGAACAAGGACCTGAAGCGTATACTCTACTGGACGAATCTCGTCTTCTGCTTGATCTTCATCATCGAAATGTTCTTGAAGTGGATCGCGCTGGGGTTTACCAAATATTTCTCCAGCTTCTGGACGATCCTGGACTTTGTGATCGTATTC GTGTCCGTATTTTCGCTGCTGATCGAAGAGAACGAAAACTTGAAGGTACTACGCTCGCTAAGAACGCTACGGGCGCTAAGGCCCCTGCGTGCGATCTCCCGCTGGCAGGGCATGAGAATAGTAGTGAATGCATTGATGTATGCGATACCGTCCATCTTCAATGTACTCCTAGTATGTCTCGTCTTTTGGCTGATCTTCTCGATCATGGGCGTGCAGTTTTTTGGCGGGAAGTTCTTCAAGTGCGTCGACGAAGATGGCGATCTTCTGCCCATTCAC ATCGTCAATGACAAGTGGCAATGCTACGCGCTCAATTACAGCTGGGTAAATTCGAAGATCACCTTCGATCACGTCGGGATGGGTTATTTAGCGTTGTTTCAAGTT GCTACATTCGAAGGATGGATGGAAGTTATGGCAGACGCGGTTGATGCCCGTGGTGTCGATTTGCAACCGCAGCGGGAAGCAAATCTGTACGCCTATCTGTATTTTGTAATATTCATCGTATGTGGTTCCTTCTTCACGTTGAATCTCTTCATCGGAGTGATCATCGACAATTTCAACATGTTGAAGAAAAAGTATGAAGGTGGTGTGCTGGAGATGTTCCTCACCGAATCCCAAAAGCATTACTACACGGCAATGAAGAAGTTGGGCCGCAAAAAGCCACAGAAGGTAATCAAACGTCCGATCAATCAGTTCCTAGCGATGTTCTACGATCTCTCCAACTCGCGGCG CTTCGAAATAGCCATATTTGtgctgatttttttaaacatgctcACCATGGGCATCGAGCATTACGATCAACCGCATGCAGTATTTTTCGTACTAGAGGTGAGCAACGCCTTTTTTACGACCGTGTTCGGGCTGGAAGCGATCGTGAAGATCGTTGGATTACGCTATCACTACTTCACCGTACCATGGAACGTGTTTGACTTTCTGCTCGTGCTTGCATCGATCTTCGGAATTCTAATGGAGGATATCATGATCGATTTGCCCATCTCTCCAACATTATTACGCGTCGTTCGTGTGTTCCGTATTGGACGAATTCTACGATTAATTAAG GCCGCTAAAGGTATTCGCAAGCTTTTGTTCGCTCTGGTAGTCTCTCTACCGGCGCTCTTCAACATCGGTGCCTTGTTGGCACTGATCACGTTCATCTACGCCATCATTGGCATGTCACTGTTTGGACATGTGCGGCAGCAGGGAGCACTGGACGATATGGTCAACTTCGAAACGTTCGGGCGCAGTATGCAGCTTCTCTTTCGACTGATGACATCTGCCGGATGGAATGATGTGCTGGAGTCGCTCATGATTCAACCGCCCGATTGTGAACTGGCGCTGGATTTCTCAATCAACGGCGATTGTGGTCACCCGCTGCTGGCCATCACCTACTTTACgagcttcatcatcatcagctacATGATCGTGATCAACATGTACATCGCTATCATTCTGGAGAACTTCAATCAGGCGCATCAGGAGGAGGAGATCGGCATCGTCGAAGATGATTTGGAGATGTTCTATATCCGCTGGTCGAAGTACGATCCACACGCTGGCCAGTTCATCCACTTCAATCAGCTGTCGGATTTCATTGCTTCGCTCGATCCTCCGCTTGGTATCCCGAAACCAAATACGGTTGCATTGGTTTCCTTCAATTTGCCCATTTCCAAGGGCAACAAGATCCATTGTCTGGATATTCTGCATGCTCTGGTCAAACACGTACTGGGCCACGTGGAGGAAACGGACAACTTCAAGCAGCTCCAGGATCAGATGGATCAAAAGTTCAAGAAACAATTCCCGACGAGGAAGGAGCTCGAGATTGTGTCGTCTACGCGGATTTGGAAACGTCAGGAAAAAGCGGCCAAAACTATTCAGATGGCATTTCGCGATTATGTGAG GTTGAAGCGTGAACGAGAACGCTCTCCGATGTCACTGGACGAAGATAACACGCAAACTTCTAGCCCAGGAGGATGGCAGAGCAAGCTGTCCGCGTTGAACTTCTTGCACCTGCAGGTCCACCGGCGGGGAACTGCCACGTCGagccgtgcctcgtctcgcaaATCATCCCGAGCATCGGACGCTTCCGATTTGAGTGAGCTGGCGGGTCCATGGCTCAATCTACCGCTAATGCTGGTATCCGGCACAAGCGATATGGTAAAGGATGTCAAGCAGCAACATTCGAACGGACTTGAGATGAA GGACGCACCGGATGTGAAGGGACAGCGTCGCAAATCGTTCTACAACTTCCCCTTCTTCCTGCGGCACCAGGACGCCGTCGAGGAAACGTCTACCTCATCACCGCAGCCTCAGAAGCGGCCACTAAAGGACAGTGACACAAATCTGTCGCTTACCGCATCACTCGAGAAGGTACCGGTCCCCCCTCCAACGACGCCAAAGTCGAAGCGTGCCACAAGCTTCGTGAAGAAAAAGCCTCCGTTGGAACGCGGATTTTCCGCCCAGAGTGCTTTGCGCCTGAATCGCAATGCGGTAGTGC CGGATGACACACTGTCGACATCGGCTGCTGACGTGAGTATACTCGTGACGGAACCATCACCGGATGTTCCGGCTGTACCAGCACCGGGGGAAACACTCGTCCATGTGCTGGTGCACCGGGAAAGCGAAGAATATCAATCAGAACTAGACGAGAAAG GCGAACCCAAAGTCAAAGAACCGCGCGATCCATCCCGTGCAAGTGACATCAAACTTTCACCCGGCACGAACGTTGACTATCAAATTCTAGGTGGGCTGGAAGGGGAACCGCGCCCCGTCGTGACGATCTGCGTGGAAAGCCCGATGGAGTCGCCGGATCAGGATGGTACGAATGCAACCACCACCGGTACGGTTGCGATACCGATCGATCCGGAACCGATCGATGTGAATCTGCCCCGCGATACGAGCAACATATTCTACGACTACGACGATCAATCGACGCGAGTTCCGGCCGCTGTTGCAGTATCCGGCGAGGGTGCCGATTTGAACAAAATCGAGTACGATCCGGCTGGTGGTACCGTGACGGTTGAGATTACGAATGAGCTGGAATGTAAGGCCGGCCGAGCGTCCGGCTCTGCCGGCGACCGGTATGACGAACAGCGAGACCGGCCATCTAGCATCACCGACCAGGATCTTTCTGAAGGTTCGTCGAGCTGA